Proteins from one Porites lutea chromosome 3, jaPorLute2.1, whole genome shotgun sequence genomic window:
- the LOC140932484 gene encoding uncharacterized protein translates to MTTLRELYVSYNPWSCDTTTLHVLQMELIALADKNSHLNNFDGGKMECFDPPNMKGKKPLHSAHSKNKKTPDELNKKRILYENMKKRRRMSQGLPASQSNSASSSDEEATVKPANNKKIPDELSKKSILKENMKKRRRMSQGLPASQSNSASNSDDEARVKPANKKTPDELSKKSILMKNMKKWHRMSHGLQASQSQSAPSSDGEATVTPANNKKTPDKLESETVLIDSMKKRRRMSQGLPTTDVKGESNSENEAEVNSMCNLEERMSRQRRQSCGFAEGENSSFSEEDSGFTPQ, encoded by the exons ATGACGACTTTGAGGGAACT GTATGTTTCTTATAATCCATGGTCATGTGACACAACAACGCTTCATGTATTGCAAATGGAGCTAATTGCTCTGGCAGACAAGAACTCACATCTCAATAACTTTGATGGTGGTAAAATGGAGTGCTTTGATCCACCAAacatgaaaggaaaaaagcCACTGCACTCAGCTCATt caaaaaacaagaaaactccTGATGAGCTGAACAAGAAACGCATCTTGTATGAGAATATGAAAAAGCGGCGCCGCATGTCACAGGGCCTTCCAGCCTCTCAGAGTAACAGTGCATCAAGCTCTGATGAAGAAGCAACTGTTAAACCAgcaaacaacaagaaaattcCTGATGAGTTAAGTAAGAAAAGCATTTTGAAGGAGAATATGAAAAAGAGGCGTCGCATGTCACAGGGCCTACCAGCCTCTCAGAGTAACAGTGCATCAAACTCTGATGATGAAGCAAGAGTTAAACCAGCAAACAAGAAAACTCCCGATGAGTTAAGCAAGAAGAGCATTTTGATGAAGAATATGAAAAAGTGGCATCGCATGTCACACGGCCTTCAAGCCTCTCAGAGTCAAAGTGCACCAAGCTCTGATGGTGAAGCAACAGTTACACCTGCAAACAACAAGAAAACTCCTGACAAGTTAGAAAGTGAAACTGTTCTGATTGACAGTATGAAAAAGAGGCGTCGTATGTCACAGGGTCTCCCAACTACTGATGTTAAGGGGGAATCAAACTCAGAAAATGAAGCAGAAGTTAACTCAATGTGTAACCTTGAAGAGAGAATGAGCAGACAGAGGCGACAATCATGTGGTTTTGCAGAGGGAGAAAACAGCAGCTTTAGTGAAGAAGATAGTGGATTCACACCACAGTAG